One window of the Pseudomonas sihuiensis genome contains the following:
- the rlmF gene encoding 23S rRNA (adenine(1618)-N(6))-methyltransferase RlmF — translation MPQPPKRPRKPAPAAVKTAPAKGELHPRNRHQGRYDFPALIKASPELGDFVITNPYGNASIDFANPAAVKVFNRALLTQYYGIRHWDIPDGYLCPPIPGRADYLHNLADLLATDNDGHTPRGAKVKALDIGVGANCIYPLIGHCEYGWQFLGADIADAALASARAIVRANPQLAGGIELRQQANAEHVFLGLLQANEAVDLTLCNPPFHSSADEATRGSTRKWRNLGKLDPKRKLPVLNFGGQAAELWCPGGEAAFLKRMANESAQVAEQVLWFSSLVSKGSHVELLQGWLAKAGALEVRILGMSQGQKQSRLVAWTFKDGEARSAWRNNRWR, via the coding sequence ATGCCCCAGCCGCCGAAACGCCCCCGCAAACCCGCTCCCGCCGCTGTGAAAACCGCGCCGGCCAAGGGTGAGCTGCACCCACGCAACCGCCATCAGGGTCGCTACGACTTCCCCGCGCTGATCAAGGCAAGCCCCGAGTTGGGCGACTTCGTCATCACCAACCCTTATGGCAATGCAAGCATCGACTTCGCCAACCCGGCAGCGGTCAAGGTATTCAACCGCGCGCTGCTGACGCAGTACTACGGCATCCGCCACTGGGACATTCCCGATGGCTACCTGTGCCCGCCAATTCCCGGTCGCGCCGACTACCTGCACAACCTGGCGGACCTGCTGGCGACTGACAACGACGGGCATACTCCCCGCGGCGCCAAGGTAAAAGCCCTGGATATCGGCGTCGGCGCCAACTGCATCTACCCACTGATCGGCCATTGCGAGTATGGCTGGCAGTTTCTCGGGGCCGATATCGCAGACGCGGCGCTGGCCTCTGCGCGCGCCATCGTCAGGGCCAATCCGCAGTTGGCGGGTGGCATCGAATTGCGTCAGCAGGCCAATGCCGAGCACGTATTTCTCGGCCTGCTACAGGCGAACGAGGCCGTCGACCTGACCCTGTGCAACCCGCCGTTCCACTCCAGCGCCGATGAAGCCACCCGTGGCAGCACGCGCAAGTGGCGCAACCTGGGCAAGCTCGACCCGAAGCGCAAGCTACCGGTGCTCAACTTCGGCGGCCAGGCGGCCGAGCTATGGTGCCCCGGTGGCGAAGCCGCGTTTCTCAAGCGCATGGCCAACGAAAGCGCGCAAGTGGCGGAGCAGGTGCTGTGGTTCAGCAGCCTGGTCTCCAAAGGCAGCCATGTGGAATTGCTACAGGGCTGGCTGGCCAAGGCAGGCGCGCTTGAGGTGCGTATCCTCGGTATGTCGCAAGGGCAGAAGCAGAGCCGCCTGGTGGCCTGGACGTTCAAGGACGGAGAAGCGCGCAGCGCCTGGCGCAACAACCGTTGGCGCTGA
- a CDS encoding SLC13 family permease, translated as MTFAAWLTIGLFVLTYLGMAAGGVRGLRIDRSWIACCAAVLLLVSGALSMEDAAHHLDPGALLLLLALMLISAQFDFSGVYAWLNRYLTEHAERPAVLLMGVVLLGGLLSAVLVNDIVAFALTPLLCRSLHLRGLEPRPFLLALALSCNAGSAASLIGNPQNILIGQAGSLDFWGYVAVAGPPAVIAMAIVYAVIWLQWRHRWGQARPLAADDTPVEHIYGAHSYLKPLLASLALLALFATALPRELSALLIAVLVMVSRRVDSRDYVNKVDWNLLLLFVGLFLVSGAALQLPQLAHGAAWLAEHGLLPQGVISLATSSLLASNLIGNVPFVVLLLGLMPELSHSVLIGLAVMSTLAGNLLLIGSVVNLIVAEGAKRQGVRLGFVDYARSGVPVTLLSMTVAGLWLALGGWLPW; from the coding sequence ATGACCTTCGCTGCCTGGTTGACCATCGGCTTGTTCGTCCTCACCTACCTGGGCATGGCTGCCGGCGGTGTTCGCGGCCTGCGCATCGACCGCAGCTGGATCGCCTGCTGCGCGGCAGTGCTGTTGCTGGTCAGCGGTGCGCTGAGCATGGAGGATGCGGCCCATCATCTCGACCCTGGTGCGTTGTTGCTGCTGTTGGCGTTGATGCTGATCTCGGCGCAGTTCGATTTTTCCGGGGTGTATGCCTGGCTCAACCGCTACCTGACCGAGCATGCCGAGCGCCCGGCTGTGCTGCTGATGGGCGTGGTGCTACTGGGTGGCTTGCTCTCGGCGGTGCTGGTCAACGATATCGTCGCCTTCGCCCTGACTCCGCTGTTGTGTCGCAGCCTGCATCTGCGCGGGCTGGAGCCGCGGCCGTTTCTGTTGGCGCTGGCGTTGTCGTGCAACGCCGGCTCGGCAGCGAGCCTGATCGGCAACCCGCAGAACATTCTCATTGGGCAGGCCGGCAGTCTGGATTTCTGGGGTTATGTGGCCGTGGCCGGGCCACCCGCCGTGATCGCGATGGCCATCGTTTACGCGGTGATCTGGCTACAGTGGCGCCATCGTTGGGGGCAAGCCAGGCCGTTGGCCGCGGACGATACGCCGGTCGAGCATATCTACGGCGCGCACAGCTATCTCAAGCCACTGTTGGCCAGCCTGGCGCTGCTGGCGCTGTTCGCCACGGCGCTGCCGCGCGAGCTATCGGCGCTGTTGATCGCGGTGCTGGTGATGGTGTCGCGACGGGTGGACAGCCGCGACTACGTGAACAAGGTGGACTGGAACCTGCTGCTGCTGTTCGTGGGCTTGTTCCTGGTCAGCGGCGCCGCGCTGCAGTTGCCACAGCTGGCGCATGGTGCGGCCTGGCTGGCCGAGCACGGGTTGTTGCCGCAGGGCGTTATATCGCTTGCGACCTCGTCGCTGCTGGCGAGCAACTTGATCGGCAATGTGCCCTTCGTGGTGTTGCTGCTGGGCTTGATGCCGGAGCTGTCGCACTCGGTACTGATCGGCCTGGCAGTGATGTCGACGCTGGCCGGCAACCTGCTATTGATCGGCAGCGTGGTCAACCTGATCGTCGCCGAAGGGGCGAAGCGTCAGGGCGTCAGGCTTGGCTTCGTCGATTATGCGCGCAGCGGCGTGCCGGTGACGTTGCTGAGCATGACGGTGGCCGGGCTGTGGCTGGCGCTGGGCGGCTGGTTGCCCTGGTAA
- a CDS encoding substrate-binding periplasmic protein, whose protein sequence is MRHGLLIVLFSLFCCGPLEAVETPLLRISAGEWPPYLSARVERQGPVAHLISDLLAEEGYRVEFTFLPWPRAYAEAAAGRYDATAVWMHKTEREADFLFSAPLLDEQFVFFHLKTQPFDWRHFDDLSGMTLGGGLEYSYGPAFDAFLAKEKVRIERVSSDRQNFEKLLKERVVLYPQELNVGYAALRNEFSREDAERITHHPKPLLVNLSYLMLPKRLTQSETLRERFDARLQQFRQDGRYQQYFDALQAGHYQPVPEQASP, encoded by the coding sequence ATGCGCCACGGCCTGCTGATTGTGCTGTTTAGCCTGTTCTGCTGCGGCCCTCTCGAGGCCGTCGAGACACCTTTGCTACGTATCAGTGCGGGGGAATGGCCGCCCTATCTGTCTGCCAGGGTCGAACGCCAGGGGCCGGTGGCTCATCTGATTAGCGACCTGCTGGCCGAGGAAGGCTATCGCGTCGAGTTCACCTTCCTGCCCTGGCCACGCGCCTACGCCGAAGCCGCCGCCGGCCGTTACGACGCCACGGCGGTGTGGATGCACAAGACCGAGCGTGAGGCAGACTTTCTCTTCAGCGCCCCACTGCTCGATGAACAGTTCGTGTTCTTCCACCTGAAAACGCAGCCCTTCGACTGGCGGCACTTCGATGATCTCAGCGGCATGACCCTCGGCGGCGGCCTGGAATATAGCTACGGTCCGGCGTTCGACGCCTTTCTCGCCAAGGAAAAAGTGCGCATCGAACGCGTCTCCAGTGACCGGCAGAACTTCGAGAAACTGCTCAAGGAGCGTGTGGTGCTCTACCCGCAGGAGCTCAACGTCGGCTACGCCGCGCTGCGTAACGAGTTTTCCAGGGAGGACGCCGAGCGCATCACTCATCACCCCAAGCCGCTGCTGGTCAACCTCAGCTATCTGATGCTGCCCAAACGCCTGACGCAGAGTGAAACGCTACGCGAGCGCTTCGACGCACGGCTGCAGCAGTTTCGCCAGGATGGCCGTTACCAGCAGTACTTCGACGCCCTACAGGCCGGCCACTACCAACCCGTGCCGGAGCAGGCCAGCCCGTAG
- a CDS encoding hydrolase, which yields MLMRAKDSTLLVIDLQERLLPAIDGGAAVIEQASWLVRVAQRLHVPVITTEQYPKGLGYTEAGLHELLPGEGLREKIHFSATAGEGVFDLSGGERKQFIVCGTETHVCVLQTVMGLLAAGREVFVVDEAVGSRRPRDKALGLARMEGAGAVIVSREMVAFEWLERAGTELFREISRGFIR from the coding sequence ATGCTGATGCGAGCGAAGGATTCCACCCTGCTGGTGATCGATCTGCAGGAGCGGCTGCTGCCGGCCATCGACGGTGGCGCGGCGGTGATCGAGCAGGCCTCGTGGCTGGTGCGTGTGGCGCAGCGCCTGCACGTGCCGGTGATCACTACCGAACAGTATCCCAAGGGCCTGGGCTATACCGAGGCAGGCCTGCATGAGCTGCTGCCGGGCGAGGGGCTAAGGGAGAAGATTCATTTCTCGGCGACCGCAGGAGAAGGGGTATTTGACTTATCGGGTGGTGAACGCAAGCAGTTCATCGTCTGTGGCACGGAAACTCATGTCTGCGTGCTGCAGACGGTAATGGGCCTGCTGGCGGCGGGGCGTGAAGTGTTCGTGGTTGACGAGGCAGTGGGATCGCGTCGGCCGCGTGACAAGGCACTGGGCCTGGCGCGCATGGAAGGTGCCGGGGCGGTAATCGTCTCGCGTGAGATGGTCGCTTTCGAGTGGCTGGAGCGCGCCGGTACCGAGCTGTTTCGCGAGATCAGCCGCGGTTTTATTCGCTAA
- a CDS encoding AAA family ATPase, translating to MKILSLRLKNLNSLKGEWKIDFAAEPFAGSGLFAITGPTGAGKTTLLDAICLALYHRTPRMSTLSASGNELMTRHTADCLAEVEFEVKGQGYRAFWSQRRARDKVDGALQAPKVELARIADGEILTDKIREKESLTAELTGLDFERFTKSMLLAQGGFAAFLEANANQRAELLEELTGTEVYGQISQQVYERTKAAEQALNLLKSRAQGMELLDEAQRAELQAEQQRLSLEESPLLARQQALQAQRRWREALQQAEQQREQARLGLQQAQQARNEAAGELQRLAASEPAARLQPLYLAWQQAQQDRQQAQQVLDDLHQQQRHSAEREHQQLWLASRYAQQSLSLRHAELQRLAGQRETLHARMSTAPQRERLGELLGSWRVQFDQRGQLLKEQQALHARMAQEGEQLAALQQQRDQLGVQQADALKRLEDARASEARQQSELQALLGEGDEAGLRQRWQQLQVQGRVLDRLEQLAQSREQTAAQVAELTPRLAQLQQQHTRKNDEITGLRERYKALKQQQADKEKLLEQEQRIQDLEAYRAQLQPGEACPLCGSHEHPAVSQYQALNVSATRQALEQCRNELAQLESQGGTLRDELTRLVTQIAQVQQQLEQASQQAAQQDAQWQQQLTEQALQISDGAALRELQRQHEQSLTHLQSRLALVETGQAQLAQARGAREVAERALADAQQRLALLARDEENLQARQAEQGQDLQRLQQALRRHEQMLLSSLEGFAVELPSDAGLWLDEQEQAWRDWQQAQAQDQQLQEQQREAQRLLADAETQAGHWQQRWQDEGALTLAEPEPSAQPQLALNEAANSLASAQRESDALRGREQSQQTLLLQLQQRSSEAEQHWLTALTASPFSDLAAFLAALLEEGERERLAALQARVERALTEASTLLAAADAQLQQLSATPQTELALGELDEQLQVLQSELRALSQRQGELRAQLQADETRRSSQQALFAEISAQESEQRLWQQLNGLIGSADGAKFRKFAQGLTLDHLIHLANRQLTRLHGRYQLARKGSGELELEVCDTWQADVARDCRTLSGGESFLVSLALALALSDLVSHKTSIDSLFLDEGFGTLDGETLEVALDALDNLNASGKTIGVISHVEAMKERIPVQLRVHKGVGLGYSRLDARFAVKEGA from the coding sequence ATGAAAATCCTCAGCCTGCGCCTCAAGAACCTCAATTCCCTCAAAGGCGAGTGGAAGATCGACTTCGCTGCCGAGCCTTTCGCCGGTAGCGGTCTGTTCGCCATCACCGGGCCGACCGGGGCGGGCAAGACCACCTTGCTCGATGCCATCTGCCTGGCCCTGTACCACCGCACGCCGCGTATGAGCACGCTGTCGGCCAGTGGTAACGAGCTAATGACCCGGCACACCGCCGATTGCCTGGCCGAAGTCGAGTTCGAGGTGAAAGGGCAGGGCTACCGCGCCTTCTGGAGCCAGCGCCGTGCGCGGGACAAGGTCGACGGTGCGCTGCAGGCGCCCAAGGTGGAGCTGGCGCGTATCGCTGATGGCGAAATTCTCACCGACAAGATTCGCGAGAAGGAAAGTCTCACCGCCGAGCTGACCGGCCTCGATTTCGAGCGCTTCACCAAGTCCATGCTGCTGGCCCAGGGCGGCTTTGCGGCGTTTCTCGAAGCCAATGCCAACCAGCGCGCGGAGCTGCTGGAGGAACTGACCGGCACTGAGGTGTATGGGCAGATCTCGCAGCAGGTCTACGAGCGCACCAAGGCTGCCGAACAGGCACTCAATCTGCTGAAAAGCCGCGCTCAGGGCATGGAGTTGCTCGACGAAGCGCAGCGCGCCGAGCTGCAGGCCGAGCAGCAGCGTCTGAGCTTGGAGGAGTCGCCGCTGCTGGCCCGGCAGCAGGCTCTGCAGGCCCAGCGCCGTTGGCGTGAGGCACTGCAGCAGGCCGAGCAGCAACGGGAGCAGGCGCGACTCGGACTGCAGCAGGCCCAGCAGGCTCGTAACGAGGCAGCCGGTGAACTGCAGCGCCTGGCCGCCAGTGAGCCGGCAGCTCGATTGCAGCCGCTGTATCTGGCCTGGCAGCAGGCGCAGCAGGACAGGCAGCAGGCACAGCAGGTGCTGGATGACCTGCATCAGCAGCAACGCCACAGCGCTGAGCGCGAGCACCAGCAACTCTGGCTGGCCAGCCGCTATGCCCAGCAAAGCCTGAGCCTGCGTCACGCGGAGCTGCAGCGTCTGGCCGGGCAGCGTGAAACGCTGCACGCACGCATGAGTACTGCGCCGCAACGGGAACGCCTGGGCGAGCTTCTGGGTAGTTGGCGTGTGCAGTTCGATCAGCGCGGGCAACTGCTCAAGGAGCAACAGGCACTGCACGCACGCATGGCGCAGGAGGGTGAGCAGCTCGCCGCCTTGCAGCAGCAGCGTGATCAGCTCGGTGTGCAGCAGGCCGACGCGCTGAAGCGGCTGGAGGATGCGCGCGCCAGCGAGGCCAGGCAGCAGAGCGAGCTGCAGGCCCTGCTGGGCGAGGGCGACGAGGCCGGACTGCGCCAGCGTTGGCAGCAACTGCAAGTGCAAGGGCGCGTATTGGATCGTCTGGAACAGTTGGCGCAGAGCCGTGAGCAAACGGCTGCACAGGTCGCCGAGTTGACCCCGCGTCTGGCTCAGTTGCAGCAACAGCACACCCGCAAGAACGATGAAATCACCGGCCTGCGCGAGCGTTACAAGGCGCTCAAGCAACAGCAGGCCGACAAGGAAAAGCTGCTTGAACAGGAGCAGCGCATTCAGGATCTGGAAGCCTACCGCGCCCAGCTGCAGCCCGGCGAAGCCTGCCCGTTGTGTGGTTCGCACGAGCATCCGGCGGTCAGTCAGTACCAGGCGCTCAACGTCTCCGCCACGCGCCAGGCGCTGGAACAGTGCCGCAACGAACTGGCGCAGCTGGAAAGCCAAGGCGGCACCCTGCGTGACGAGCTGACTCGGCTGGTCACGCAGATCGCTCAGGTTCAGCAGCAGCTGGAGCAGGCGAGCCAGCAGGCCGCTCAGCAGGATGCGCAGTGGCAGCAGCAACTGACCGAGCAGGCCTTGCAGATTTCTGACGGCGCCGCTTTGCGCGAATTGCAGCGCCAGCATGAGCAGAGTCTGACGCATCTGCAGTCACGACTCGCCTTGGTCGAGACCGGGCAGGCGCAACTGGCACAGGCGCGTGGTGCACGTGAAGTGGCCGAGCGGGCGTTGGCTGATGCGCAGCAGCGCCTGGCGCTACTGGCGCGTGATGAGGAGAACCTGCAGGCGCGACAAGCCGAGCAGGGCCAGGACCTGCAGCGTTTGCAGCAGGCGCTTCGGCGCCACGAGCAAATGCTGCTGAGCAGTCTCGAGGGCTTTGCTGTTGAGTTGCCGTCGGACGCTGGCCTCTGGCTGGACGAGCAGGAGCAGGCCTGGCGCGACTGGCAGCAGGCCCAGGCGCAGGATCAGCAACTGCAGGAGCAGCAGCGCGAGGCGCAGCGCCTGCTCGCCGACGCCGAGACACAGGCCGGGCACTGGCAACAGCGCTGGCAGGACGAAGGTGCGCTGACGCTGGCTGAACCCGAGCCATCGGCACAGCCGCAACTGGCGTTGAATGAAGCCGCCAACAGCCTGGCCAGTGCCCAGCGCGAAAGCGATGCGTTGCGCGGCCGCGAGCAGAGTCAGCAGACCTTGTTGCTGCAGCTGCAGCAACGCTCGAGCGAGGCCGAGCAGCACTGGCTGACGGCTCTGACGGCCAGTCCTTTCAGCGATCTTGCGGCGTTTCTCGCCGCGCTGCTGGAAGAGGGCGAGCGAGAGCGTCTGGCGGCTTTGCAGGCACGTGTGGAGCGCGCGCTGACCGAGGCTTCGACGCTGTTGGCTGCCGCCGACGCGCAGCTGCAGCAACTCAGCGCCACGCCGCAGACCGAGTTGGCGCTTGGTGAACTGGATGAGCAGTTGCAGGTACTGCAGAGCGAATTGCGTGCACTGAGCCAGCGCCAGGGTGAGTTGCGCGCGCAGTTGCAGGCCGACGAGACGCGGCGCAGCAGCCAGCAGGCGCTGTTCGCCGAAATCAGTGCGCAGGAGAGTGAGCAGCGCCTGTGGCAACAGCTCAACGGCCTGATCGGCTCGGCCGACGGCGCCAAGTTCCGCAAGTTCGCCCAGGGCCTGACCCTCGATCACCTGATCCATCTGGCCAACCGCCAACTGACGCGCCTGCACGGCCGCTACCAGTTGGCGCGCAAGGGTAGCGGCGAACTCGAGCTGGAGGTGTGCGACACCTGGCAGGCTGATGTGGCGCGCGACTGCCGTACGCTGTCCGGTGGCGAGAGTTTCCTGGTCAGCCTGGCGCTGGCCTTGGCGCTGTCCGATCTGGTCAGCCACAAGACCAGTATTGATTCGCTGTTTCTCGATGAAGGCTTCGGTACGCTGGACGGCGAAACGCTGGAGGTGGCCCTGGATGCGCTGGACAACCTCAACGCCAGCGGCAAGACCATCGGTGTGATCAGCCATGTCGAGGCGATGAAGGAGCGTATTCCCGTGCAGTTGCGGGTGCACAAGGGCGTCGGCCTGGGCTACAGCCGACTCGACGCACGTTTTGCGGTGAAGGAAGGAGCATAG
- a CDS encoding GGDEF domain-containing protein, with protein sequence MPLFNALLRALDPLHGVPEATRQAFACWYLQAKIPQIRYVAFLTTALYLIYAAIEQNVETDQPFARLIVHALLVPAALLAIGLLSFQPRRQPLMLGLLSLAPIISVLSNLYFNFGSPRFAFYAPEIYLNLMWTFAISGLALKRAMATALFSLAAIMLVTLEHSLTPGMQRLHLIWILASFSFGLLSAFLLEKAHKHMFLHQDSLALSASVDSLTGLWNRSRTLHFLIEEVARSNRYGTPFSVVLIDIDHFKSVNDTHGHAVGDSVLRQFAGLLRDGVRVMDKVGRLGGEEFLIILPEIDAAHAEQAVQALQKRINGFSFDRVQRKSASFGIAEYRPGESLDCLMERADQAMYRAKANGRDRIEIL encoded by the coding sequence GTGCCGTTGTTCAACGCCTTGCTGCGTGCGCTTGACCCTTTGCATGGAGTGCCTGAAGCGACTCGCCAGGCGTTTGCTTGCTGGTATCTGCAGGCGAAGATTCCGCAGATTCGCTACGTCGCTTTTCTGACCACGGCGCTGTATCTGATCTATGCCGCCATCGAGCAGAATGTCGAGACCGATCAGCCTTTCGCGCGGCTCATCGTCCATGCGCTGCTGGTGCCGGCAGCATTGCTGGCCATCGGGCTGCTGAGTTTCCAGCCAAGGCGGCAACCCTTGATGCTGGGGTTGCTGTCACTCGCGCCCATCATCTCGGTGTTGTCCAATCTCTACTTCAATTTCGGCTCACCGCGTTTTGCCTTTTACGCGCCGGAAATCTATCTCAACCTGATGTGGACCTTCGCCATCTCCGGGCTGGCGCTCAAGCGTGCCATGGCTACGGCGTTGTTCTCACTGGCCGCGATTATGCTGGTCACGCTCGAGCACTCGCTGACGCCCGGCATGCAGCGCCTGCACCTGATCTGGATTCTTGCGTCGTTCTCCTTCGGCCTGCTCAGCGCCTTTCTTCTGGAAAAGGCGCACAAACACATGTTCCTGCATCAGGACAGCCTGGCCCTCAGTGCCAGTGTCGACAGCCTGACCGGGCTGTGGAATCGCTCGCGCACGCTGCATTTTCTGATCGAGGAAGTCGCGCGGTCCAATCGCTATGGCACGCCGTTCTCGGTGGTGCTGATCGACATCGACCACTTCAAGAGCGTTAACGATACTCATGGCCATGCGGTGGGGGACAGTGTGCTGCGCCAGTTCGCCGGGCTGCTGCGCGACGGCGTGCGAGTGATGGATAAGGTCGGGCGGCTTGGCGGCGAGGAGTTTCTCATCATCCTGCCGGAGATCGATGCTGCCCACGCAGAGCAGGCGGTGCAGGCCCTGCAAAAACGTATCAACGGCTTTTCCTTCGACCGGGTGCAACGCAAGAGCGCCAGTTTCGGCATTGCCGAATATCGTCCTGGCGAAAGCCTGGATTGCCTGATGGAGCGTGCGGACCAGGCGATGTACCGCGCCAAGGCCAATGGCCGTGACCGTATCGAGATACTGTGA
- a CDS encoding HD domain-containing protein, whose amino-acid sequence MTLLPSSWASVWPDLGLQPPPGLFEQLVRAYEQPQRHYHSLQHLRECLMHFEQARHLAQQPGEVAIALWFHDAIYDVRGKDNERLSADWAIRVLASCQASQATLARVERLIMVTRHDATPNEPDEQLLVDIDLAILGATPERFAEYDAQVRAEYAWVPGFVYRMKRRSVLQSFLARSMIYSTDHFRARYEAQARVNLAGVI is encoded by the coding sequence ATGACTCTTCTCCCATCATCCTGGGCCAGCGTCTGGCCAGATCTCGGCCTACAGCCTCCGCCTGGTCTGTTCGAGCAACTCGTTCGTGCCTACGAGCAGCCGCAGCGGCACTATCATTCGCTGCAGCATCTGCGCGAATGCCTGATGCATTTCGAGCAGGCGCGGCATCTGGCGCAGCAGCCGGGGGAGGTGGCCATCGCGCTCTGGTTCCATGACGCCATCTACGACGTGCGCGGCAAGGATAACGAGCGCCTGAGTGCAGATTGGGCCATCCGGGTGCTGGCGAGCTGTCAGGCCAGCCAGGCGACGTTGGCGCGGGTCGAACGACTGATCATGGTCACCCGGCATGATGCGACGCCGAACGAGCCGGATGAGCAGTTGCTGGTGGATATCGACTTGGCCATTCTCGGCGCCACGCCGGAGCGTTTCGCCGAGTACGACGCCCAGGTGCGTGCCGAGTACGCCTGGGTGCCGGGCTTTGTCTACCGAATGAAGCGGCGCAGCGTTCTCCAGTCATTTCTGGCGCGCTCGATGATCTACAGCACTGATCATTTCAGGGCGCGCTACGAGGCACAGGCTCGGGTCAATCTGGCTGGCGTGATTTGA
- a CDS encoding VOC family protein, whose amino-acid sequence MLKKFDSTVYFVEDIHSAAKWYADLVGVEVKYENEMYAYIETGDIKIGFHPEDRKSCSGIAGQTTYWRVDSLGVSIDILAGKGAKLYRGPVKTSLNEHACILIDPFGNTLGLICDNA is encoded by the coding sequence ATGCTGAAGAAATTTGATTCAACAGTTTATTTTGTAGAAGACATACACAGCGCGGCCAAATGGTATGCGGATCTCGTTGGAGTCGAGGTGAAATATGAAAACGAGATGTATGCTTACATCGAGACCGGTGATATTAAAATCGGCTTTCATCCAGAGGACAGAAAGTCCTGCAGTGGCATAGCCGGTCAAACGACCTATTGGCGTGTTGATTCATTGGGCGTTTCAATCGACATTCTAGCTGGCAAAGGCGCCAAGCTGTATAGAGGGCCGGTTAAAACGTCGCTAAATGAGCATGCATGTATTCTGATTGATCCGTTTGGCAATACTCTTGGTTTAATCTGTGATAATGCATAA
- a CDS encoding DUF7674 family protein, whose protein sequence is MEAPLDLYNFVRSNFPEITAKADREHIRLWGELDPEFAYSWFGSLANALNSEMCKGTNHESHSKLFIFISNSLENCTKEIYNCIDVSFTENLFWQVPSEKAAPYWHALPEPLKELYLGFHRRAPL, encoded by the coding sequence ATGGAAGCACCCCTAGACCTATACAACTTTGTCAGATCAAACTTCCCAGAAATTACCGCCAAAGCTGACCGTGAGCACATTCGGCTTTGGGGCGAGCTAGACCCGGAGTTTGCATATTCTTGGTTTGGCAGTTTGGCTAATGCTCTGAATTCAGAAATGTGCAAAGGCACAAATCACGAGAGCCACTCGAAGCTATTCATATTCATCAGTAACAGTCTTGAAAATTGCACAAAAGAAATTTATAACTGCATTGATGTTTCGTTTACTGAAAATTTGTTCTGGCAGGTTCCAAGTGAAAAAGCAGCTCCCTACTGGCACGCCCTGCCTGAACCACTCAAAGAGCTATATTTAGGTTTCCATCGGCGTGCACCGCTCTAA
- a CDS encoding integron integrase yields the protein METSSKPRLQEQFRAVIRLHHYSIRTEKSYWYWIRYFIRFHKLRHPLELGATEVNAFLTWLAVERQVAAATQNLALNALVFLYDKVLQQPLRQVGEVVRAKRSAHIPCVLTHEEATALIARLGQPHQLLASLMYGAGLRVVEAARLRIKDMDFDKQVITIHDGKGAKDRTTLLPAPLITPLLERRERMFRAWKQRYSFYHAPVSLPFALRRKYPKAGCSFEWQWLFPSTGLCTDEDGQIVRHHLHVSAIQKAVRHAVRQSNLHKPASCHTFRHSFATELLRRGSDIRTVQTLLGHADIRTTQIYTHVLGQGFAGVVSPLG from the coding sequence ATGGAAACCTCCAGCAAACCTCGCCTGCAAGAGCAGTTCAGGGCGGTGATACGCTTGCATCATTACAGCATCCGCACAGAAAAGTCCTACTGGTACTGGATTCGCTATTTCATCCGTTTCCATAAACTGCGCCATCCACTGGAGCTTGGTGCTACCGAGGTCAATGCTTTTCTCACCTGGCTAGCAGTTGAGCGCCAGGTAGCTGCCGCCACCCAGAATCTGGCACTCAATGCGCTAGTTTTCCTATACGACAAGGTCTTGCAACAACCCCTCCGGCAAGTGGGTGAGGTGGTGCGCGCAAAACGCTCGGCACATATTCCCTGTGTACTTACGCATGAGGAAGCCACAGCGCTCATTGCCAGGCTTGGCCAACCACATCAACTACTGGCTTCGTTGATGTACGGCGCTGGCTTGCGAGTGGTGGAAGCTGCACGTTTGCGTATCAAGGATATGGATTTCGATAAGCAGGTCATCACCATTCACGACGGCAAAGGCGCCAAAGACCGAACGACACTTCTGCCAGCGCCCTTGATCACGCCGCTGCTGGAGCGCAGAGAGCGGATGTTCCGCGCCTGGAAGCAGCGGTACAGTTTCTATCACGCCCCCGTCAGCCTGCCATTTGCGCTACGTCGCAAATACCCCAAGGCCGGATGTTCCTTCGAGTGGCAGTGGCTGTTCCCGTCGACCGGGCTTTGCACGGATGAGGACGGGCAGATCGTTCGTCATCACCTTCATGTCAGTGCCATTCAGAAAGCTGTCAGACATGCCGTGCGGCAATCCAACCTGCACAAGCCTGCCAGTTGCCATACCTTTCGCCACAGTTTCGCCACCGAGCTACTGCGTCGGGGGAGCGATATCCGCACAGTGCAGACGCTACTGGGGCATGCGGATATACGTACGACGCAGATTTATACGCATGTGCTGGGACAGGGCTTTGCCGGTGTAGTCAGCCCGCTGGGGTGA